Part of the Lysobacter enzymogenes genome is shown below.
CAAATCCCGCCACCGCCGCCGTCGCGACGGCGCGGGGATGAATCCCGGTTCATCCTCGCGCATCACGCCGGAGCGACCGGCACGCAGGCATAAAACCCGCTGTTCCCTCTCGGCTGCAGGCCTTGCCGCGCGGGCTCGGGCGGCTGCGCGCCGGCGTCGCCGCCGCGCTCGTCGCGGGGCGAAAAATCCCGCAGAAACAATCGTTTGCGAGAATGAATCGAACGAGAAAGACTTGCATCTGAATCGTTCAGCACACATTCTTCCAAGGACCAGACCACAGGAGAGCCGATGCACCACACGTCCCTGATCGCGATCCTGGTAGCCGGCTTCGTCCTGGCCTTCATCTTCGGAATGATCGCTCAACGCCTGCGGCTGTCGCCGCTGGTGGGCTACCTCATCGCCGGCGTCATCGCCGGCCCCTTCACGCCCGGCTTCGTCGGCGACCAAACGCTCGCGCCGCAGTTGGCCGAGATCGGCGTCATCCTGCTGATGTTCGGCGTCGGCCTGCACTTCTCGCTGGGCGACCTGCTCGAAGTCAAAGCCATCGCGCTACCGGGCGCGATATTGCAGATCGCGGTCGCCACGGCCTTGGGCTGGGGCATGGCGTATTACCTGGGCTGGTCGCACGGCGCCGGCCTGGTGTTCGGTCTGGCGCTGTCGGTCGCCAGTACCGTGGTGCTGCTGCGCGCGCTGGAAGAACGGCGGCTGGTGGAAACCGCCAAGGGACGCATCGCGGTCGGCTGGCTGATCGTCGAGGATCTGGCGATGGTGCTGGCCCTGGTGCTGCTGCCGGCGCTGGCCGGCCTGCTCAAGGGCGAAGGCGGCGACGCCAGCCAGATCTGGAGCCAGTTGTTCGTGACCCTGGCCAAGGTCGGCGCGTTCGTGGCCTTCATGCTGATCGTCGGCCGCCGGGTGATTCCGTGGATCCTCGAACGCGTGGCCGGCACCGGTTCGCGCGAACTGTTCACCCTGTGCGTGCTGGCGATCGCGCTCGGCGTGGCGTTCGGCTCGGCCGAACTGTTCGGCGTGTCGTTCGCGCTCGGCGCGTTCTTCGCCGGCATGATGCTCAACGAATCCGAATTCAGCCATCAGGCCGCCAACGAGACCCTGCCGCTGCGCGAAGCGTTCGCGGTGCTGTTCTTCGTCTCGGTCGGCATGCTGTTCGATCCGCAGATCCTGCTCAAGGAACCGCTGGAAGTGCTGGCGGTGTTCGCGATCATCGTGATCGGCAAGTCGCTCGCGGCCTACGCCCTGGTGCGCGCGTTCGGCAAGCCGAACTCGACCGCGCTGATGATTTCCGCGAGCCTGGCCCAGATCGGCGAGTTCTCCTTCATCCTCGCCGGCCTCGGCATGGACCTGGAGATCCTGCCGAAGGAAGGCCACGACCTGATCCTGGCCGGCGCGCTGCTGTCGATCGTGGTCAACCCGCTGCTGTTCGCCTGGCTCGACCGCAAGAACGCGCGCGAAGCCGCCGCGGCGCAGGAAGCGCGCGGCGAAGACCCGCCGCAGGTGCCGGCCGACATCGACAACCACGTCATCCTGGTCGGCTACGGCCGCGTCGGCAGCGAGCTGGCGCGCCTGCTCGGCGAGCACAAGATCCCGATGGTGGTCATCGACGGCGAGGAAAGCCTGATCGCCAAGGCGCGCGCGGCCGGGCTGCCGGCGATCCTCGGCAACGCGGTCAACGAGCGGGTGCTGCGCGAAGCGGTGCCCGAGCGCGCGACCACGGCGATGCTGGCGATCCCGCATGCGCTGGAAGCCGGCGAGATCATCGCCAAGCTGCGCGAGATCAACCCGGGCCTGAGCATCGTCGCGCGCGCCCACAGCGACAACGAGGTCAAGCACCTGATCGAGCACGGCGCCGACGGCGCGGTGATGGCCGAGCGCGAGCTGGCCCACAGCCTGGCCGAAATGGTCATGGCCGCGCCGGTCTACCGCGGCGAACGCCAGCTGCCGCCGTCGACGGCGCTGGTGTGAGGGCGCCGGCGCGGTACGCGCTGGCGCCCGATGTCGGCTAGTGTGATGTCCTCCCGCCGCCGCGGACCGCGAGGTCCGCAGCGGCAGGCGCCGGCGCCGGGCGCCGGCGCCTTTCGTCCACCGCCCTTGCCGAACCGCAGCCATGAGCGATATCGAACCGTCCGCCACCGATCCCAGCGCAAACGCCGCCGCCCCGCCGCCGCAACTGACTCCGATCGAAGCGCGCGTGGTCGCGGTGTTGATCGAGAAGGAAGCGACCACGCCGGACGTGTATCCGCTGACCCTCAACGCGATCGTGGTCGCCTGCAACCAGAAGACCTCGCGCGACCCGGTCACCCACCTGGAACAGGGCGACGTCGCCCACGCGCTGCGCCAGCTGGAGCCGCGCGGCTGGGTCAAATCGCACCATTCCCCGCGCGCCGAGCGTTACGGCCACCGCGCCGGCACCGCGCTCGACGCGACCCGCCCGCAGACCGTGCTGCTGGCCCTGCTGATGTTGCGCGGCCCGCAGACCGCCAACGAACTGCTGAGCCGCAGCGAGCGCATGGCCAAGTTCGAATCGGCCGGCGACGTGCAGTACGCGCTGGAGCGTCTGTCCCAGCACCAGCCGCCGCTGGTCAAGCTGCTCGGCCGGCAGAGCGGGCAGCGCGAAGACCGCTACGGCCATTTGCTGTGCGGCGAACCGGAATGGACCGCGTCGGCCTCCGGCGCGGACCCGACGCTGGCGAGCCCGGCGGCGCAATCGGCGCTGACCGAGCGCATCGCCGCGTTGGAGGCGAAGGTCGCCGAGCTCGAGGCGCGGCTGGAAGCGGCCGGCGCCTGACGTGCCGGGCCGCGCGTAGCGGCCGCGGCTTTGTGCAGGAGCGGCGCGAGCCGCGACCGCGGCACCGCATACGCCCGCGCCGCTTGCTTCGCGCGGGTGGTCTTGATCGCCTTCGATTCGTTGCGCCGGTCATTGCCTTGGCGCGGTCGCGGCTTGCGCCGCTCCTACAGGTAGCCACCGCGGCAACGCATGCGTCCGCACCGCTTGGTTCGTGCGGGTGGTTTTCGTCGCCTTCGATCGGTTGCGCCGGCCAATGCGTCGGCGCGGTCGCGGCTTGCGCCGCTCCTACAAAAAGCCACGGCCGCTACCTGTAGGAGCGGCGCGAGCCGCGACCGCGGCACCGCATACGTCCGCGCCGCTGGATTCGTGCGGGTGGTTTTCATCGCGTGCGATTGGTTGCGCCGAGCATCGCTCCGGCGCGGCCGCGGCTCAGGCCAGCGGCAGGTAGATGTCGGTGCGCAGCACCGCTTCCGGGGTTTCGTCCGGGTCGTCCAGGTATTCGTGGAACAGCGGCGCGGCGCGCAGGGTTTCGCCGCTGTCGGGCAGCCAGCGCGCCAGCAGGGCGTCGGTCAGCGCTTCGAGGCCGTCGAAGGCGCCGACCAGACGGACCCGCGCGTAGCGTCCGCCGCCCAGCGTTTGCAGGCGGATGCCCTCGCCCGGGTCGTCGGCGAAGGCCGCGCCGAGCGCCAGCATGCAGTCGAACGCGCAGGCCTGCGGCGGCACGTCGCGGCGGTCGTCGAGCGGGACGCCGTACAGACCGCGCAGCGAGTCGAGCAAGCCGTTCTGCGCCGCCCAACCGAACAGGCGGCCATAGCCCTGGTTCTGTTCGGGATACGCGCCGGTCACCCGCAACGCGGCGACCTGGAACGGTTCGACGCTGACCACTTCGACCCGCAGCGGCGCGGCCGTGCCGTCCTCGGGCGCGGGCGGCTGGGCCAGGCGGTCGATCTCGCGCCACAGCCGCTCCGGCTCGGCGCGCAGTTCGCTCGGGGTGCCGCCGATGCCCTGGCGCAGCGCGCGGGTGAAGGCCTGCGGAGTCTGGTAGCCGACCGCGAGCGCGGCGTCGGTGACGGTGCGCTCGCCGTTGGCGAGCAGGCGCAGGCCTTGCAGCAGGCGCAGCCGGGCCACGGTCTGGCCGGTGGTTTCGCCGGTCATCGCGCGGTAGACGCGGTGGAAGTGGAACGGCGAGAACGAGGCCGCTTCGGCCAGCCGGCCCAGCTCCGGCGGCTCGTCGCCGTGGCCGATGGCCTGTTCGATCAGCGCCACCGCGCGCTGGATGCGGCGGTGATGGGCGTCGCGGGTGCCGGGCTTGAGCGCGCCGCGCGCCGGCGCCGCGGCGGTGCGGCCGCTGTCGGGCGCGGGTTCGACGATGGGCGCGCCGGCGGCGGCGGCTTCGGCCACGGTGGAGACGGCGGCGGGCGCCGGCACGGGAGCCGCGACGGCGGCAGGCGATTCCTTGACGGGGGGCATGGTCTTGCTCCTCGCGCTCGGCGGTGGGATGGCGGTCAGCATCGCAGTCGCGGCGGTACGCGGCGGTTCCTATCTTGCGCTTTCGCGCGCCGCCGCAGGCTCAGTACGACAGCGCCAGCGCCGCCAGCACCGCCGCCTCGGTCAGCTCGGTCAGCGCGCCGCAGGTGTCGCCGGTCATGCCCTGCAGCCGGCGCAGGCAGGCCCGCCGCCACAGCGCGAACACCAGCGAAGCCGCCGCCAGCGCCAGCGCGCCGCGCCAGCCGGCCAGCGCGCACAAGGCCGCGCTGACGATCAAGGCGGCGATGCAGGCCGCGCGCGGCGCCGCGACCAAGGCCTCGCCGAGGCCGGCCTTGCGCACGTACGGCGTGGTCACAAACGCCAGCGTCAACGTCGCGCGCGCCAGCAGCGGCGCCAGCGCCAGCGCCGCCCACGCCGGCGCCGGCAGGCTCGCCAGCGCGGCGAACTTCAACAACAGGACCAAGGTCACCGCCACCACCGCGAGCGGACCGCTGCGCGGGTCTTTCATGATCTCCAGGGTGCGCGCGCGGCTTTGCTGCGGATCCGCGCGCAGGCCGCCGACCCAGGCGTCGGCCATGTCGGCCAGCCCGTCCAGATGCAAGGCGCCGGTCAGCGCCGTCCACGCGATCAGCAACAGCGCCGCCGACAGCAGCGGCGGCCGCGTCTGCAACGCCCACGCCAGCGCGCACAGCAGCGCGCCGATCAATGCGCCCGCCAACGGATACCAGATCAGCGCGCGGCGTTGCGCCTCGGCGTCGGCGAACGCCCGCGCGGGCACCGGGATGCGGGTCAGGAAACCGATCGCGGCCAGCGCGGCGCGCATCAACCGTCGACTGGATCGGCCTGCGCGCTTGCGTCGGCCTCGGCGCGCGCGTGCGCGCCGTCGCGCGCGGCCTGCGGCGGCCAGCTGACGCTGTGCAGCGAGGCGTGGGCGACATCGATGTTGAGCAGGTCGGTGTAGCGGCGGCCGGCGGCGATGCAGCGCAGCAGGCGGATCGCGCCGCCGTGGGTCACCACCAGCACGCGGCGGCCGCTGTGGCGCTCGGCGATCTCGTTCATCGCCGCGGTCAGGCGCGCGGCGAATTCGTCGAAGCCTTCCGCGCCCGGCGGCGGGTGCGCGACCGGATCGGCCCAGAACCGCGCCAGCGCGTCGCCTTCTTGCGCGGCGATGGCGTCGACCGGGCGGCCCTGCCAATCGCCGAAGTGGTATTCGCGCAGGCGCGGCTCCAGCGCCCACGGCAGACCGCGCGCCTGCGCCAGTTCCTGCGCGAACGCGGCGCAGCGCTGCAACGGCGAGCTGACGATGGCGTCCCAGTCGCGCCCCAGCACCGCGTCGCGCATCTGCCGCCAGCCCAGTTCCAGCAGGCTGTCGTCGAGCTGGCCGCGGTAGCTGCGGTGGCCGGTGTCGCCGTGGCGCAGCAGGTCCAGGTGGACCGGGCCGGCGTGGACGGAGCCGGCCTGGGCGTGGCCGGCGTGGACAAAGCCGGAATCGGCGGCGCCGGAATCGACAGAGCGTGGCGGGGTCATCTCGGCGTCGGTCCTTGTACGCGGTCGGTGGCGGACACCGATGATGCCCGCGCGAGCCGGGTCAGGGAAATAGGCCGCAAGCTGGGCGCGCCCGGCGCGGGCGCCGCTGCCGGAGCAGGGCCGGCCGACGCGCCCGCGTTCACGCCGACGCGCCGGAGACGCCGGCCTGGGCGAAGGTCGCCATGCCGTTGTGCAGATCGCAGGCCAGCCGCAGCAACGGCACCGCGACCGCGGCGCCGCTGGCTTCGCCCAGGCGCAGGCCGAGATCGAGCAGGGGCTGCGCGCCGAGCGCGTCGAGCAAGGCGGCGTGGCCGCGCTCGTGCGAGCGGTGCGCGTACAGCAGCCATTCGCCGCAACCGGGATTGAGCCGCTGCGCGGCCAGCGCCGCGACGGTGCAGATGAAACCGTCGACCAGCACCGGCACGCCGTGCTGGGCGCAGGCGATGTAGGCGCCGGCCAGGGCCGCGATCTCGAAGCCGCCCAGGCGCCGCAGCCGTTCCCAATCGCTGTCGGCGTCGGCGTGCAGCGCCAGCGCGCGTTCGATCGCGGCGACCTTGCGGGCGATGCCGGCCTCATCCAGCCCGGTGCCGGCGCCGGCCAGTTCCTTTGGTGCGCGCTGCAACAGCGCGCAGGCCAGCGCCGCCGCGGCGGTGGTGTTGGCGATGCCCATTTCGCCGCCGATGAACAACTGCGCGCCGGTGTCGCGCGCGGCGCGCACGCTGGCGACGCCGGCCGCGAGCGCGGCGCGCAGCTGCGGCTCGCTCATCGCCGCGGTTTCGCAGAAGTTGGCCGTGGACGCGGCGATGACCGCGCGATGCACGCCGCTGATCGGACCCGGATCGTTGACCGTGCCGAGGTTGACCACGTCCAGGTTGGCGCCGAGGCTGCGCGCGAGCACCGCGATGGCCGCGCCGCCGCCGGCGAAGTTGCGCAGCATTTCGCCGGTGACCGCCTGCGGAAACGCCGACACGCCTTCGGCGGCGACGCCGTGGTCGGCGGCGAACACGCTGATCCACACCCGTTGCAGCGAAGGCCGCGGCGTGGCCTGCAGCCCCGCCAGCCGCACCGCCGCGTCTTCGAGCCGGCCGAGCGAGCCCGGCGGTTTGGTCAGTTGCGCCTGCCGCGCGAGGGCCTGTTCGGCGATGGCCGCGTCCGCGCGCAGGCACGCGCGCGACCACCATTGGGTTTCTTCGTTCAAGGTCTCGCTCTCCGCATCGTGCCCGCCTACAGCGCCGGGCCTTTCAATACCAGCGGCAAACCTGCCGCCACGAATGCCACCCGCTCGCAGCTCTGGCCCAGCGCCTGATGCAGGCGCCCGGCCTCGTCGACGAAGCGACGGCCCAGTTCGCCCATCGGCACCACGCCGAGGCCGACTTCGTTGCTGACCAAAAGCACCGACCCGCGCAGCTCGGGCAAGGTCGACAAGAAGGCTCTGCGTTCGCGTTCGAACACTTCTGCATCGCAGTGTTCCAGCAAATTGCTGAGCCACAACGTCAAACAATCCACCAACACGCACCGCC
Proteins encoded:
- a CDS encoding adenosylcobinamide-GDP ribazoletransferase, encoding MMRAALAAIGFLTRIPVPARAFADAEAQRRALIWYPLAGALIGALLCALAWALQTRPPLLSAALLLIAWTALTGALHLDGLADMADAWVGGLRADPQQSRARTLEIMKDPRSGPLAVVAVTLVLLLKFAALASLPAPAWAALALAPLLARATLTLAFVTTPYVRKAGLGEALVAAPRAACIAALIVSAALCALAGWRGALALAAASLVFALWRRACLRRLQGMTGDTCGALTELTEAAVLAALALSY
- a CDS encoding histidine phosphatase family protein yields the protein MTPPRSVDSGAADSGFVHAGHAQAGSVHAGPVHLDLLRHGDTGHRSYRGQLDDSLLELGWRQMRDAVLGRDWDAIVSSPLQRCAAFAQELAQARGLPWALEPRLREYHFGDWQGRPVDAIAAQEGDALARFWADPVAHPPPGAEGFDEFAARLTAAMNEIAERHSGRRVLVVTHGGAIRLLRCIAAGRRYTDLLNIDVAHASLHSVSWPPQAARDGAHARAEADASAQADPVDG
- the cobU gene encoding bifunctional adenosylcobinamide kinase/adenosylcobinamide-phosphate guanylyltransferase, which translates into the protein MRTLILGGARSGKSALAERLAAAHDEVVYIATAQALDGEMDARIAHHRARRPARWGCVEEPLALADALRAHAAPGRCVLVDCLTLWLSNLLEHCDAEVFERERRAFLSTLPELRGSVLLVSNEVGLGVVPMGELGRRFVDEAGRLHQALGQSCERVAFVAAGLPLVLKGPAL
- a CDS encoding YceH family protein, with the translated sequence MSDIEPSATDPSANAAAPPPQLTPIEARVVAVLIEKEATTPDVYPLTLNAIVVACNQKTSRDPVTHLEQGDVAHALRQLEPRGWVKSHHSPRAERYGHRAGTALDATRPQTVLLALLMLRGPQTANELLSRSERMAKFESAGDVQYALERLSQHQPPLVKLLGRQSGQREDRYGHLLCGEPEWTASASGADPTLASPAAQSALTERIAALEAKVAELEARLEAAGA
- the ybaL gene encoding YbaL family putative K(+) efflux transporter, whose protein sequence is MHHTSLIAILVAGFVLAFIFGMIAQRLRLSPLVGYLIAGVIAGPFTPGFVGDQTLAPQLAEIGVILLMFGVGLHFSLGDLLEVKAIALPGAILQIAVATALGWGMAYYLGWSHGAGLVFGLALSVASTVVLLRALEERRLVETAKGRIAVGWLIVEDLAMVLALVLLPALAGLLKGEGGDASQIWSQLFVTLAKVGAFVAFMLIVGRRVIPWILERVAGTGSRELFTLCVLAIALGVAFGSAELFGVSFALGAFFAGMMLNESEFSHQAANETLPLREAFAVLFFVSVGMLFDPQILLKEPLEVLAVFAIIVIGKSLAAYALVRAFGKPNSTALMISASLAQIGEFSFILAGLGMDLEILPKEGHDLILAGALLSIVVNPLLFAWLDRKNAREAAAAQEARGEDPPQVPADIDNHVILVGYGRVGSELARLLGEHKIPMVVIDGEESLIAKARAAGLPAILGNAVNERVLREAVPERATTAMLAIPHALEAGEIIAKLREINPGLSIVARAHSDNEVKHLIEHGADGAVMAERELAHSLAEMVMAAPVYRGERQLPPSTALV
- a CDS encoding AraC family transcriptional regulator, translating into MPPVKESPAAVAAPVPAPAAVSTVAEAAAAGAPIVEPAPDSGRTAAAPARGALKPGTRDAHHRRIQRAVALIEQAIGHGDEPPELGRLAEAASFSPFHFHRVYRAMTGETTGQTVARLRLLQGLRLLANGERTVTDAALAVGYQTPQAFTRALRQGIGGTPSELRAEPERLWREIDRLAQPPAPEDGTAAPLRVEVVSVEPFQVAALRVTGAYPEQNQGYGRLFGWAAQNGLLDSLRGLYGVPLDDRRDVPPQACAFDCMLALGAAFADDPGEGIRLQTLGGGRYARVRLVGAFDGLEALTDALLARWLPDSGETLRAAPLFHEYLDDPDETPEAVLRTDIYLPLA
- the cobT gene encoding nicotinate-nucleotide--dimethylbenzimidazole phosphoribosyltransferase, which encodes MNEETQWWSRACLRADAAIAEQALARQAQLTKPPGSLGRLEDAAVRLAGLQATPRPSLQRVWISVFAADHGVAAEGVSAFPQAVTGEMLRNFAGGGAAIAVLARSLGANLDVVNLGTVNDPGPISGVHRAVIAASTANFCETAAMSEPQLRAALAAGVASVRAARDTGAQLFIGGEMGIANTTAAAALACALLQRAPKELAGAGTGLDEAGIARKVAAIERALALHADADSDWERLRRLGGFEIAALAGAYIACAQHGVPVLVDGFICTVAALAAQRLNPGCGEWLLYAHRSHERGHAALLDALGAQPLLDLGLRLGEASGAAVAVPLLRLACDLHNGMATFAQAGVSGASA